The genomic interval gtttattagAATGGAGATGAgatctttttttctcattgaCACAGAACTGTCTGTCGATGTTGAGTACAACTGATGGCTAGACTACAACAGTGACCGCCTGCTTGAGCTGCATGGCTGACTAACGCATTTTCTGCAGAACAGAAGGCTTGGTAAGATCCATTAATCTTTTTACCCTGCCATATACAAACTTTTGAATAAATGCAAGGAAGTTCCAATTGAAATGACCACTTAAGATTGTTTCAGTGTTCCAATTGAAATGATGCATTTTGGTCTGTAGGGAAGTTCTGCCAATAGGCTACTTGCAGTTCCTCCAAATTCTGATGAGCTTTTGTGGGTTCTTTGGGAATTTTGTGCTATTTCGAGGTCAGTGTTGAAGTCACGTGTGTTTACTGTAATACATGAAATGTGTCTCTGATAAGAAATCCTACATGTGTGTAAACTAATTATTAAGTCCATGCATTGCCATTTCGATATTATCTTGGCCTAGTTCGATAGTCAGTGGCTGAGTTTGCCTAGCCTCGCCTACTATTTTTTCTAGTAGGCTAGCGAAGAGTCGAAATTTGGGCAGCAATCATATTCCTGTTTCTGTAATGAAGAATTTTCTAAAACTATCAGTAGTGTAAATTTTAACGCACATCTTATTCTTTCAGATGTCTCATCAAATATCTAAAACTTTTATCTCTATAATGAAACATAATGTAATGTTGCTTGGATGTGGAAATGTCAAAGaagctgctttttttttgttctttctatAGACTTTCCTTCATGGACTATTATGCACAGATTTATAAACTGTATAAGTGATGCAGGTCTGATTCAGGTCGCCAAGCATTACTAACTCTTGGATTCTTCCCTGAGGTGTGTGTTGTTTTTCTGCATTGGTAATTGTATATGCAACTTATTTGAGATGTTGAATGACACAAATATTTCTATTACAGGCAGTATCAGTTCTGTTGAGTTCTCTCTCTTCTTACAATAACCTTTATTCAATCATGACTAAAAATGGTTAGTAAATTCTTTATCCTTTTCTactcatttcatttttctggTTTAGAATATAGCTCACATCTCCTTGTTGACTTAACTGATATCAGGAGGGTCTCCTTTGGGCCATGCCATCTTCCATTCGGCTGCGGAAATTCTTGAAGTTCTGGTTGCAGATTCAACTGCTTCATCACTTAAATCATGGATTGGATTTGCTATCAATCTCCACACGGCTTTGCATTCATCTTCTCCTGGATCAAACAGGAAAGATGCTCCAACAAGATTACTGGAATGGATTGATGCTGGTGTTGTGTACAAGAGAAATGGTGCTGTTGGGCTTCTCTGTTACTCCGCTATTTTAGCTGCTGGTGGAGATGCTCATCTTTCATTAGGAAATGTGCTTGTGTCAGATTCAATGGACGTTGAGAATGTAATTGCAGATTCAAATAATACTGCAGATGGTCAAGTCATTGATAATATTCTGGGTAAGCTTGTTGCAGATAAATACTTTGATGGAGTTGCTTTGTGCAACACATGTGTTGTTCAATTAACAACAGCTCTCCGCATTTTGGCATTCATTTCGGAAGATAAGGTAAGAAGCTCattctgataaaaaaaaaaccatttgtCCTAAACTTCCTATTTGCAAAGAGCggataacatttttattttttgctgtTTTGAAGGTGTAGCTTCATCCTTTTTTGAAGAAGGCGCAAtcaatgttttatatgtagtCCTGATGAACTGCAAGTCTATGCTTGAACGCTTGTCTAACAGTTATGTTAAGTATGTAGCACTTtgttattcaaaatttcattATGCCAttcgtatatatttttaatgtgatGCGGTAAGCTTCACATGCTATTTTTGTGCTAATTGATGCCACGTGTATATTTCTTTAAGATTACCTTGTGGATTAAGGTGCTGAACTCAGTTCTACCACGGAATTGCTTCTAGACCGAACTCATGAACAAACCATTGTTGATCTCATTATTACCTCACTTGTCTTGCTGATAAATCTTCTTCACATATTAAATGTAAGATGATATCTTCTGTTCTTTGTGATATAGATTATTTTAGGCTTCTGTTTACACTTGCTAGTGCTTCGAGCTACTaatttcaataattttgtatttctttattttgaaGGAAACAAAGGAACAGTATCACAACAAATATAGCCCTTTTGTCCATTCCTGCCCCTCCTCTCTGATATACATCtgcaattttgatttttcagcCCAAGACTAGCAGCATGTGCTGCAGACTTGTCGTTCATGTTTCCTACTTTTGCTGCCAGTTTTGGTGTTGTTTGCCATCTTGTTACGTCAACACTTGCTTGTTGGCCATAGTATAACTGGGCACCTGGTTTGTTTCATTGCCTTCTTGAAAATGTTGAGGCTACTAATGCTGCAGTACCATTAGGTCCAAAGGATGCATGCAGTCCCCTTTGCCTTCTAATAAGTCTTTTGCTTTCTGCATTTGAAGGGTAATCTTTTCCCAGATGAAGGCATATGGCTGTGGAAAGTGGAGGTTCCTTCTCTGAGTGCCATTAGATCTTTGAGTACTGATACAGTCCTAGGTTGTCAAGTTAAAAAACATGTGAACTGGTACCTTCACTCTGAACATGTAGCCAAACTGCTAGTAAGATTGATGCCGCAACTTGATCGACCTGCACGTGCCATTGACAATTTTGCTACTTCGGTATGTAGTTGTGTTTACTGATCCAAATGTGAATTCAGTTTGTCATAGGCCAGATTTAGATACTTCTACATTTTAATCATTGTTTATTAGAATGGAGATTAGATCTTTTTCTCATTGACACAGAACTCTGTCGATGTTGAGTACAACTGATGGCTGGACTACAACCGCGACCGTAACAGTTTTgggctaaaattttggttcaaGCGTTCCAGGGTAAGCAGAAGGCATGGCTTATTTTTAGTGGCATCCACATCCAACCTTGAATTGTTCTAAATAACGGATAGTAATATACCTGTACTTTTCATCATGTACAATTGCAGCTATTAAAGATCCCAAGATGAATTGGCTGTTTTTCTCGGTGTTTATAAGGATGCCAAGTTTAATGGGATACTATCTCCTCACGAAATTGTTTCATAATGAATATTATTCTTTTGGCACGCACCCTTTTCTTATATACAGAACTAATTGCTGAACATTCTATGTATAATTGTTTGCTATAGAGTCTGAAGACTTTGTTCAGGGCCTTTTGCTGCGAGATTCATCTACCAGGAAAACTAGCTCAGGTGCACTCCTTTAGTCAAAGTATGTAGTTGTGTTTACTGATCCAAATGTTAATTCAGTTTGTCATAGGCCGGATTTAGTTTCTCCTAcattttaatcatattttattagaatGGAGATTAGATCTTTTTTCTCATTGATACAGAACTGTCTGTCGATGTTGAGTACAACTAATGGCTGGATTACAACAGCGAGCGCATGCTTGACCTGCATGGCAGGCTGACGCATTTCTGGACAACATAAGGCTTGGTAAGATCCATTAATCTTTTTAGCTTGCCGTATACAAACTGTTGAATAAATGCAATGAAGTTTCAATTGAAATGACCACTAAAGATTATTTCAGTGTTCCTCTTCTATCCACCCAGAAAAGTGTACACAGGAGTTTCCTTACCGTTAGATACATCTGTCCAACGATCCACGTTGTAAGTTGGATTAGCCTTCTAATTAATGCTTCAATTAACTAGAGCTCCGGTGACCCCCCCTTTCTATGTCGCAAAGTAGCGAACCGCTTTTCCCCATGTTTGCGTCTCTCCCTCACCCCCGCGCGCCTCTGCACGCCACCGACGTTCTCGCCCGTGGGCATCCCCCATTTCCAGAAGCCGATGTTAGTACCAGAATTCTTACTCTCATTGAGAGTATGACACTAGGAGTTAGGACAATTTtctggtttatttttcacacaATACCATGCCAGCCTGAGGGTTGGGGATATATATTTACAGCCAGCCAAGTGATGTCTAAAAGGTAGTCAAAGGCTAGTCTAACATGCTCTGTCCTAGATGTTGTCCTAAAAGCTAGTCTAAGATGCTGTATCCTAGATGTTGTACTAAAAGGTTGTCTAAGATGCTAAAAGGACCACAAATACTAACAACACAAAGACTTATTTCATCATTCTCCCCCTAAGTCTTGTGCGTCGTCTCGTGGAAAAGTTGGACCATCCCAGTCCCGGAGCAAAGCTCAAGTAACTTGATCCTCCCAAGGGGCTTGGTGAGTAGGTACGCAAGCTGGTTCTTGGTGTTGATATAGCTCGTCTTAATGCTCCCTTCTTCCAAAGCATGCTCAGATGAAGTGGTACCTCACCCGGATATGCTTGCTCCGTTCATGGAAAATGAGGTTCTTTGCTAGGGCTAAAGCGGACTTACTGTCCACCCTGAGCTCCACCACTCTGGTGTCCCTACCCAAGAGATCACCAAGTAGTCGAGCAAGATAGAGCGCTTGAGTTGAAGCGGTGGAGGCCGATATGTACTCGACCTCGCGGTTGGACAGGGTCATCTGCTACTTGACCAACTGCCAACTAACGAGGCCATTGCCAGGAAAAAAGAGAATCTCGTTCATGCTCTTGCTGGTGTCGATGTCATCGGCGTGGTCGCTGTCGCTTTACCCGACGAAGCGTGTCTCTCTAGGGCACCTTAGGTAGTAGAGACCGTTGTAGAGAGTACCCGCAACGTAGCGGATGATCCTCTTCACCGCCTACTGGTGCTCTATCGTCGGTCACTGCATTAATAGACTAGTAACCGATGGAGAATGCCAAGTCCGGTCGTGTGTTGGCAAAGTATCAAAGGCTCCCCACAAGACGCTGGTACTGAGTAGCGTCCACCTCCTCCGTCGTGCTGTCGTGGCTCAGCTTTAGCCTCTCCATCGAAGTGAGAGCTAGGTTGCAGTCGGTGAGTCGAGCCAACTCAACAACGCACTAGGCGTAGCCGGTCTATCGAAGTGTGATTCCGAAGTCATCCTCGTGCTCCTCGATCCCCAAGTAGGAGAGAGGACCTAGGTCACTCATCTAGAAGGTGGCTTTCATCTCTTCCTTGAACAACCTTAGTGCCGGTGATCACCAAGTCGTCGACGTAGACACCCACTAGTAGGGTATTTCCTCCACTGCCCTGCCTATAGATGGCCATCTTGTGCGGGTTTTAGTCGAAGCCCATTCCCATGAGTGTGGAATCCAACTTGGCATTCCATGCCCTCGATGCCTATCACAAACCATAGAGGGCCTTGTGGAGGCATAGCACCTTGCCCTCCTTGTCGGGGAACGCAAATCCCGGTGGCTGGTACACGTAGACCTCCTCCTTCAAGTCGTCGTTAAGAAATACCGACTTGACATCCATGTGATGAACGCGTCAGCCTTCCTGTGCTGCT from Oryza brachyantha chromosome 3, ObraRS2, whole genome shotgun sequence carries:
- the LOC107303894 gene encoding protein virilizer homolog yields the protein MTKNGGSPLGHAIFHSAAEILEVLVADSTASSLKSWIGFAINLHTALHSSSPGSNRKDAPTRLLEWIDAGVVYKRNGAVGLLCYSAILAAGGDAHLSLGNVLVSDSMDVENVIADSNNTADGQVIDNILGKLVADKYFDGVALCNTCVVQLTTALRILAFISEDKV